One Tolypothrix bouteillei VB521301 DNA window includes the following coding sequences:
- a CDS encoding Uma2 family endonuclease, protein MTRFSFPITQSDPPLPPAQVLPTMYDLPSEDPQEPGLPDEFHDLQPQLLSLTVRLLNHNRDEFFTGTDLNLYYDVKHPLWHKRPDWFLAVGVPRLYPGGDLRRSYVTWIEGKNPFIVVELLSPGTEKEDLGPYAEEEAEALESPQPQASAELPSPEENQTEVTKNTPPTKWFVYEQQLRVPYYIIFSRYTNRVRFFQLEGAHYQEQPLDVENPRIWIPELEIGLGLWFGECFGIPRIWLRWYDAQGNWIPTDAEQERVEKELAQKQLEQERVEKELVQKQLEQEQKRAEQGRKQVLQIASNLLSSGMSIAQVSQVTGLSETEVQTLL, encoded by the coding sequence ATGACCCGCTTTTCCTTTCCCATCACGCAATCAGATCCACCCCTGCCACCAGCGCAAGTTCTCCCAACGATGTACGATCTTCCTAGTGAAGATCCACAGGAACCAGGCTTGCCAGATGAATTTCATGACCTTCAACCCCAGCTACTGAGTTTAACTGTCCGTTTGTTGAACCATAATCGGGATGAGTTCTTTACAGGTACGGATTTAAATTTATACTATGATGTGAAGCATCCCCTATGGCACAAACGCCCGGATTGGTTTTTAGCTGTGGGAGTACCACGGTTATACCCAGGAGGGGATTTGAGACGTAGCTATGTAACATGGATTGAGGGCAAAAACCCCTTTATTGTTGTTGAACTCCTGTCGCCGGGTACGGAAAAAGAAGACCTGGGTCCCTATGCTGAAGAAGAAGCAGAGGCGCTAGAATCACCTCAACCACAGGCAAGTGCAGAATTGCCATCCCCAGAAGAAAATCAGACTGAGGTAACGAAAAATACGCCGCCAACCAAATGGTTTGTGTACGAGCAACAGTTGCGAGTGCCATACTACATAATTTTTAGTCGCTACACAAATCGTGTGCGGTTCTTTCAACTAGAGGGAGCGCATTACCAAGAACAACCCCTAGATGTGGAAAATCCCCGCATCTGGATTCCGGAGTTGGAAATAGGGTTGGGGTTGTGGTTTGGAGAGTGCTTTGGAATTCCGCGCATTTGGCTGCGGTGGTATGATGCTCAAGGAAATTGGATACCAACTGATGCGGAACAAGAACGAGTAGAGAAAGAGCTAGCGCAAAAGCAACTTGAACAAGAACGAGTAGAGAAAGAGCTAGTGCAAAAGCAACTTGAACAAGAACAAAAAAGGGCTGAGCAAGGACGAAAGCAAGTGTTACAGATAGCGAGCAATTTACTCTCCTCAGGGATG
- the rlmN gene encoding 23S rRNA (adenine(2503)-C(2))-methyltransferase RlmN, which produces MSAKSSGVVPSSTISIEQQPSIPVPPLLGANLEELTAWVQQQGQPTYRGKQLYDWIYNKGARSLNDISVFPKQWRAEVAETPIGRSTIHYRSVAPDGTVKYLLKLTDGQIIECVGIPTLRRGGDGEMGRWGDKSQNPKPLERLTVCVSSQVGCPMACDFCATGKGGYKRNLARHEIVDQVLTVQEDFQQRVSHVVFMGMGEPLLNTDNVIGAVKSLNQDVGIGQRNLTVSTVGIRSRIHQFAQHQLQVTLAVSLHASNQALREQLIPSAHSYSIDDLLAECREYVKITGRRVTFEYILLAGVNDLPEHAMELAQHLRGFQSHVNLIPYNPIQEADYKRPSEKRIQAFVNVLKQQRIAVSVRYSRGLEADAACGQLRRTVNSDR; this is translated from the coding sequence ATGTCTGCTAAGTCGTCTGGTGTAGTTCCTTCCTCCACAATCTCTATTGAGCAACAACCCTCCATCCCCGTTCCACCACTTCTTGGAGCAAATTTGGAGGAGTTGACTGCTTGGGTACAACAGCAGGGACAACCAACTTATCGGGGAAAGCAACTGTACGATTGGATCTATAACAAGGGAGCGCGATCGCTCAATGATATTTCTGTCTTTCCCAAGCAATGGCGTGCAGAAGTAGCTGAAACCCCTATCGGACGCTCAACAATACACTACCGTTCTGTTGCTCCTGACGGTACAGTCAAATATCTTTTAAAACTGACAGATGGTCAAATTATAGAATGTGTTGGTATCCCCACTTTGCGGCGAGGGGGAGATGGGGAGATGGGGAGATGGGGAGATAAGAGCCAAAATCCCAAACCCCTAGAACGCTTGACCGTATGTGTTTCCAGCCAAGTCGGTTGCCCAATGGCGTGTGATTTCTGCGCTACTGGTAAAGGTGGATATAAGCGCAATTTAGCACGTCATGAAATCGTAGACCAGGTGCTGACAGTTCAGGAAGATTTCCAGCAACGAGTGAGCCATGTGGTATTCATGGGTATGGGTGAACCTTTACTCAATACCGATAATGTTATCGGAGCCGTCAAATCCTTAAACCAGGATGTGGGTATCGGACAGCGGAACCTCACTGTCTCAACAGTTGGCATTCGCTCGCGCATTCATCAATTTGCCCAACACCAATTGCAAGTAACGCTTGCAGTGAGTCTTCACGCTTCCAACCAAGCACTCAGGGAACAACTGATTCCTAGCGCTCATTCTTATTCTATAGATGATTTGCTGGCAGAATGTCGGGAATACGTAAAAATTACCGGACGGCGCGTCACCTTTGAATACATTCTCCTGGCTGGAGTCAATGATTTGCCAGAACACGCAATGGAACTAGCACAACACCTGCGCGGATTCCAAAGCCATGTCAACTTAATTCCTTACAATCCCATTCAAGAAGCCGATTACAAACGCCCCAGTGAAAAGCGAATTCAAGCTTTTGTCAACGTCCTTAAGCAGCAACGAATCGCCGTAAGTGTTCGTTACTCCCGTGGTCTCGAAGCCGATGCTGCGTGCGGACAGTTGCGAAGAACAGTAAACAGCGATCGCTAA
- a CDS encoding replication restart DNA helicase PriA, producing the protein MQLIERTLQKTVQKIRCPNCGSEGERHYIYHSQQTRTQCPICDYLLVSCTLTGKVIEAYAPGILARS; encoded by the coding sequence ATGCAACTGATAGAAAGAACGCTACAAAAAACGGTACAAAAAATTCGCTGCCCAAATTGTGGTAGTGAAGGAGAAAGACACTATATCTATCACAGCCAACAAACTCGAACCCAATGCCCAATTTGTGACTATCTGTTAGTAAGTTGCACGCTTACTGGCAAAGTCATTGAGGCTTATGCTCCTGGCATTCTTGCTAGAAGTTAA
- the uvrC gene encoding excinuclease ABC subunit UvrC → MTASAQTVPLVKNPERLENRLQEIPPEPGVYLMRDGSDRIIYIGKSRKLRSRVRSYFRESQRLSERIATMVKQVTEIEFIVTDTEAEALALEANLIKQHQPYFNVLLKDDKKYPYVCITWSEDYPRIFITRKRQLGKEKDKFYGPYTDSRLLREILRLCKRIFPLRQRPQPLFKDRPCLNYDLGRCPGVCQQMISPEEYRKTVQKVAMVFQGRSSELIDTLTEQMHKASEALNFESAARIRDQISGLKSLTADQKVSLPDDTVSRDAIALAADAQHACIQLFQIRAGQLVGRLAFVAEVSSLPLGDTGDKVESSSSSPPSPPSPQFEPGAILQRVLEEHYQTADSVEIPIEILVQYDLPDSEILADVLTQKKGRKVTILTPQRQVKAELIEMVERNAQYELQRMQKLSDRNNEAMQDLATVLDLPELPHRIEGYDISHIQGSNAVASQVVFIDGLPAKQHYRHYKIKNPTVTVGHSDDFASLAEVIQRRFRKYGEDPQLPREGNPDWPDLIMIDGGKGQLSSVVAVLQEMNLLEDLRVVSLAKRREEIFLPGESQPLETDPEQSGVQLLRRLRDEAHRFAVSFHRQQRSDKLKRSRLDEIPGLGHHRQKQLLGHFRSVDYIRQATPAQIAEVPGIGPRLAQEIYDYFHP, encoded by the coding sequence GTGACAGCATCCGCTCAAACAGTACCACTTGTTAAAAATCCAGAACGTCTGGAAAACCGTCTACAAGAAATTCCTCCAGAACCGGGAGTCTATTTGATGCGGGACGGTAGCGATCGCATTATATATATAGGAAAATCGCGAAAGTTGCGATCGCGAGTTCGTTCCTACTTTCGAGAATCACAAAGATTGAGCGAACGTATAGCGACGATGGTAAAACAGGTGACAGAGATTGAATTCATTGTCACCGATACAGAAGCTGAAGCCTTAGCTTTAGAAGCTAACCTTATCAAGCAGCACCAGCCGTACTTTAACGTTCTGCTTAAAGATGATAAAAAATATCCCTATGTTTGTATCACCTGGTCAGAAGACTATCCGCGTATCTTCATTACCCGCAAACGCCAACTAGGTAAAGAAAAAGATAAATTTTACGGACCTTATACAGATTCTCGCCTACTGCGGGAAATCCTGCGCTTGTGCAAGCGAATTTTTCCTCTCAGACAACGCCCCCAACCGCTATTTAAAGATCGTCCCTGCTTGAACTACGATTTGGGTCGCTGTCCGGGGGTGTGTCAGCAGATGATTTCACCAGAGGAATACCGCAAAACCGTTCAAAAAGTTGCCATGGTATTTCAGGGTCGGTCGAGCGAACTCATAGATACCCTGACAGAACAAATGCATAAAGCCTCAGAAGCGCTGAATTTTGAGTCAGCAGCACGTATCCGCGATCAAATCTCTGGGTTAAAGTCACTGACTGCAGATCAAAAAGTATCTTTACCAGATGATACTGTGTCACGGGATGCCATTGCGTTGGCTGCAGACGCACAACACGCTTGTATTCAATTATTCCAGATTCGTGCCGGACAGTTGGTGGGACGGTTAGCATTTGTTGCGGAAGTTTCTTCCCTTCCTCTTGGGGACACGGGGGACAAGGTAGAATCTTCTTCCTCTTCTCCCCCCTCCCCCCCCTCTCCCCAATTTGAACCGGGAGCAATATTGCAACGAGTTCTTGAGGAGCACTATCAAACGGCTGACTCAGTAGAAATCCCTATAGAAATTTTGGTACAATACGATTTGCCAGACAGCGAGATACTGGCAGATGTGTTGACTCAAAAAAAAGGACGAAAGGTAACAATTCTGACTCCTCAGCGCCAAGTTAAAGCAGAGTTAATTGAGATGGTAGAGCGAAATGCTCAATATGAATTGCAAAGAATGCAAAAATTGAGCGATCGCAACAATGAAGCAATGCAGGATCTGGCGACTGTTCTCGATCTACCGGAGTTACCCCATCGAATAGAAGGTTACGATATTTCCCACATCCAAGGGTCTAATGCTGTTGCTTCCCAAGTTGTTTTTATCGATGGATTACCAGCAAAGCAGCACTATCGCCATTACAAGATTAAAAATCCGACAGTTACAGTAGGACATTCAGATGATTTTGCCAGTCTCGCTGAAGTTATTCAACGTCGGTTCCGCAAGTACGGCGAAGATCCGCAATTACCTCGCGAGGGAAATCCGGATTGGCCCGATCTTATTATGATAGATGGCGGTAAAGGTCAATTGTCTTCTGTTGTTGCTGTTTTGCAAGAGATGAATTTATTGGAAGACTTGCGAGTGGTTAGTTTGGCAAAACGTCGGGAAGAGATTTTTTTACCGGGTGAGTCGCAACCTTTAGAAACCGATCCGGAGCAATCTGGAGTGCAACTCTTACGACGGTTGCGGGATGAGGCGCACAGGTTTGCTGTGAGCTTTCACCGACAGCAGCGTAGCGATAAGTTGAAGCGATCGCGTTTAGATGAAATTCCCGGTTTGGGTCATCACCGACAAAAGCAACTGTTGGGACATTTTCGCTCGGTGGATTACATTCGCCAAGCGACTCCCGCACAAATTGCTGAAGTTCCAGGTATTGGTCCGCGTTTAGCTCAAGAAATTTATGATTATTTCCATCCTTAA
- a CDS encoding response regulator: MAAKLFYAKQKRQSQQARRILLIEDNDVNRMLLSDYLSYHRYYVRSLAGASNFFSTVAEFRPELILLDLKLPDIDGYALLEQIQQQPQLVNIPIIVVSAFAFRADCEKAMKLGARRYFVKPINLSLLIQEIQEEFACLSL; this comes from the coding sequence ATGGCGGCAAAGTTATTTTATGCAAAGCAGAAACGGCAATCTCAACAAGCTCGACGAATTTTACTTATTGAAGACAATGACGTTAATAGGATGTTGCTGAGTGATTATCTGAGCTACCACAGGTATTACGTCAGAAGCTTGGCTGGAGCCTCTAATTTTTTTTCAACCGTAGCTGAATTTCGACCAGAGTTAATTTTATTAGACTTAAAATTACCAGATATTGATGGTTATGCGCTGCTAGAACAAATCCAGCAGCAACCACAGCTTGTCAATATACCTATTATCGTAGTTTCAGCTTTTGCTTTTCGAGCCGATTGCGAAAAAGCAATGAAACTGGGAGCGCGTCGTTATTTTGTTAAACCTATTAATCTTTCACTTCTCATACAAGAAATTCAAGAAGAATTTGCTTGTCTAAGTCTATAA
- a CDS encoding NF038130 family PEP-CTERM protein, with amino-acid sequence MKTLINKFLIGASIAAGVSAIVASPASAGSLTNASIGGTAASDYYVYGVKDGKTTQITSNLSNVTKVLDGDATSPTGNVELRASSEKAGFDFTKNTELKGIIGGRDITLSSLTKSDWESKDAQGVTLAKRWFDGALGANGFGSLLNLSAPVAPTKPAGMSQSQYINSTPYKAYVKAKLAYDTYSGVYNAAWGMFNTDSGLARFSDPNISYVNQDATGLIKIGLAGHYDATSLLFSGVDQTLINSLRDPNKVGTPIQASEIVKYTYDGKTDYLYSFNATNSGLVSDDSTKSHNGNYEVSIQGKPPVKSTPEPSVMLGMLVVGGMFATQRKLKKA; translated from the coding sequence ATGAAAACGCTTATTAACAAATTTTTGATTGGTGCATCAATCGCTGCAGGTGTAAGTGCGATCGTCGCCTCCCCAGCATCAGCCGGAAGCCTAACTAATGCTAGCATTGGTGGAACAGCTGCTAGTGACTACTATGTTTACGGTGTTAAGGACGGTAAAACAACCCAAATTACAAGCAACCTTAGCAATGTTACAAAAGTTTTAGATGGTGATGCTACAAGCCCCACAGGAAACGTGGAGTTAAGAGCTAGCAGTGAAAAAGCAGGTTTTGACTTTACAAAGAATACTGAGTTAAAAGGGATAATTGGTGGTAGAGACATAACTCTGAGCAGCTTAACAAAGTCTGATTGGGAAAGCAAAGATGCTCAAGGTGTAACTTTAGCTAAAAGATGGTTTGATGGCGCGTTAGGAGCAAATGGATTTGGCTCTCTTCTGAATTTGTCAGCACCAGTGGCTCCGACAAAGCCAGCGGGTATGTCACAGTCTCAATATATTAATAGTACTCCTTACAAAGCATACGTTAAGGCAAAATTGGCATACGACACATACAGTGGTGTATATAATGCTGCTTGGGGTATGTTTAATACCGACTCAGGTCTTGCAAGATTTAGTGACCCCAATATCTCTTACGTCAACCAAGATGCTACCGGTTTAATTAAGATTGGTCTAGCAGGTCACTATGATGCTACCTCTTTATTATTTAGTGGTGTCGATCAAACACTTATCAATAGCTTGCGCGATCCAAACAAAGTAGGTACGCCTATCCAAGCCAGTGAAATTGTCAAGTACACCTATGACGGAAAGACGGACTATCTGTACAGCTTCAATGCCACAAACTCTGGTCTAGTTTCCGATGATAGCACTAAATCCCATAACGGCAACTACGAAGTGAGCATCCAAGGTAAGCCCCCTGTAAAATCCACCCCAGAACCTTCTGTCATGTTAGGTATGTTAGTTGTCGGTGGAATGTTTGCCACACAACGTAAGTTGAAAAAAGCGTAA
- a CDS encoding PEP-CTERM sorting domain-containing protein (PEP-CTERM proteins occur, often in large numbers, in the proteomes of bacteria that also encode an exosortase, a predicted intramembrane cysteine proteinase. The presence of a PEP-CTERM domain at a protein's C-terminus predicts cleavage within the sorting domain, followed by covalent anchoring to some some component of the (usually Gram-negative) cell surface. Many PEP-CTERM proteins exhibit an unusual sequence composition that includes large numbers of potential glycosylation sites. Expression of one such protein has been shown restore the ability of a bacterium to form floc, a type of biofilm.) — protein MANSIRKFASYASITLFFFGLATSSVQAQVNDPYTFTYTTTLVPLIDRAENQRRRVPEPSALLGLVTVFGLFATQRKFIKREQNNSNFKFDKEEN, from the coding sequence ATGGCAAACAGCATTAGAAAATTTGCTAGCTACGCGTCAATAACATTATTCTTTTTCGGGCTTGCGACCTCCTCGGTACAAGCTCAAGTCAACGATCCATATACATTTACATACACCACAACTTTAGTACCGTTGATCGATCGAGCCGAGAATCAGAGAAGAAGAGTACCGGAACCTTCCGCACTGCTGGGGCTAGTGACAGTCTTTGGTTTGTTTGCAACTCAACGCAAATTTATAAAAAGAGAGCAAAACAACTCAAACTTCAAATTTGACAAGGAAGAAAATTAG
- a CDS encoding LL-diaminopimelate aminotransferase: MEFAKRLQPLQFNVFADMDRAKAKAFASGQHLIDLSLGSSDLPAEPHIIQAITQSLHDPSTHGYLLFRGTQEFRQAAANWYEQRFGIPVNPETEVLPLIGSQEGTAHFPLAVLNPGDFALLLDPGYPSHMGGVHLANGQIYTMPLREENGFLPVFADIPTPVLEQSRLMVLSYPHNPTTAIAPLSFFKEAVAFCQQHNLVLVHDFPYVDLVFEENEDKGDKVESSSLSTPSPLSTQSPTPSIFQADTDKSVSIEFFTLSKSYNMGGFRIGFAIGNTELIGALRRIKAAIDFNQYQGILNGAIAALTGPQTGVKATVETFRKRRDGFISALHQIGWDVPTPNATMYIWAKLPEAWRKNSVEFCTQLVQKTGVAVAPGAGFGKSGEGYVRFALVHDVPVLQTAVQRISHFL, encoded by the coding sequence ATGGAATTTGCTAAACGGTTACAACCCTTACAATTTAATGTATTTGCTGATATGGACAGAGCAAAAGCAAAAGCTTTCGCTTCTGGACAACACTTAATTGATTTATCACTGGGGTCTTCTGACTTACCAGCAGAACCACATATCATACAAGCAATTACCCAATCCCTACACGATCCAAGCACTCACGGCTACTTGCTTTTTCGCGGAACCCAAGAGTTTCGCCAAGCAGCTGCAAACTGGTACGAACAAAGATTCGGTATCCCCGTCAATCCAGAAACTGAAGTCTTACCCCTCATTGGTTCCCAAGAAGGAACAGCTCATTTTCCTTTAGCAGTTCTCAACCCAGGAGATTTTGCCTTACTGCTCGATCCGGGTTACCCATCACATATGGGAGGCGTTCACCTCGCCAACGGTCAAATCTATACAATGCCATTGCGGGAAGAAAACGGTTTTTTACCCGTATTTGCGGATATTCCCACTCCTGTTTTGGAACAGTCACGACTCATGGTGTTGAGCTATCCTCACAATCCCACAACGGCGATCGCACCTCTGTCTTTCTTTAAAGAAGCTGTTGCATTCTGTCAGCAGCACAACTTGGTTTTGGTTCACGATTTCCCTTACGTAGATTTGGTGTTTGAGGAGAATGAGGACAAGGGAGACAAGGTAGAATCTTCTTCCTTGTCTACCCCCTCTCCCTTATCCACCCAATCCCCAACTCCATCAATTTTCCAAGCCGACACAGACAAAAGCGTTTCGATAGAATTTTTTACCCTTTCCAAGTCATACAATATGGGCGGCTTCCGTATTGGTTTTGCTATTGGTAATACTGAATTAATCGGAGCTTTGCGTCGAATAAAAGCTGCAATTGATTTTAACCAGTATCAAGGCATTTTGAATGGTGCTATAGCAGCTCTGACCGGTCCTCAAACTGGAGTCAAAGCAACTGTTGAAACCTTTCGCAAACGCCGCGATGGCTTTATCAGTGCTTTACACCAAATTGGTTGGGATGTTCCTACTCCCAATGCCACTATGTATATTTGGGCTAAGTTACCAGAAGCTTGGAGAAAAAATTCTGTAGAGTTTTGTACCCAATTAGTGCAAAAAACAGGAGTAGCCGTTGCACCTGGTGCGGGCTTTGGTAAATCTGGAGAAGGGTATGTTCGTTTTGCTTTGGTGCATGATGTACCTGTTTTACAAACTGCTGTTCAAAGAATTTCTCATTTTCTGTAG
- a CDS encoding thioredoxin family protein, whose product MNKGVITITDAEFETEVLQAEQPVLIYFWASWCGPCQLMSPLINLAATTYSDRLKVVKIEVDPNPKSVKQYQVEGVPALRLIQGDKLLTSIEGVIGKEKLLQILNEHLVSS is encoded by the coding sequence ATGAATAAGGGTGTTATAACCATCACTGATGCTGAATTTGAAACTGAAGTGTTGCAAGCCGAACAGCCGGTATTGATTTACTTTTGGGCTTCTTGGTGCGGACCTTGTCAATTGATGTCACCACTGATAAATTTAGCAGCTACTACTTATAGCGATCGCTTGAAAGTCGTCAAAATAGAAGTCGATCCAAACCCAAAGAGTGTTAAGCAGTACCAAGTAGAAGGCGTCCCCGCACTTCGGTTAATTCAAGGAGACAAATTGCTAACATCTATTGAAGGAGTTATCGGTAAAGAAAAGCTCCTGCAAATCTTAAATGAGCACTTAGTGAGTAGTTAG
- a CDS encoding PspA/IM30 family protein: MGLFDRIKRVVSANLNDMVSKAEDPEKMLEQAILEMQEDLVQLRQGVAQAIAAQKRTEKQYNDAQNEVNKWQRNAQLALQKGDENLARQALERKKTFNESSGALKASLEQQTAQVESLKRNLIQLESKISEAKTKKEMLKARITAAKAQEQLQGMVRGMNTSSAMAAFERMEEKVLMQEARAQSAAELAGADLETQFAKLEASSDVDDELAALKAQMTLPGASPAQPALPQQSTTPNANTGNNNEVVDAELDSLRKQLDNL, translated from the coding sequence ATGGGATTATTCGATCGCATTAAGCGAGTCGTCAGTGCCAACCTCAACGACATGGTGAGTAAAGCAGAAGACCCTGAAAAGATGCTGGAACAAGCCATCCTAGAAATGCAGGAAGACTTGGTACAGCTGCGCCAGGGCGTTGCTCAAGCTATTGCTGCCCAAAAACGCACTGAAAAGCAGTATAATGATGCTCAAAACGAAGTGAACAAGTGGCAGCGTAATGCCCAACTTGCTTTGCAAAAAGGTGATGAAAACCTTGCAAGGCAAGCACTCGAGCGGAAAAAGACTTTTAACGAATCGTCAGGAGCACTCAAAGCTAGCTTAGAGCAACAAACTGCCCAAGTAGAGTCACTCAAGCGTAACCTAATCCAGCTAGAAAGCAAAATTTCTGAGGCAAAAACCAAGAAAGAAATGCTCAAAGCACGGATTACTGCTGCCAAAGCTCAAGAACAACTCCAAGGCATGGTGCGCGGTATGAATACCAGCAGTGCAATGGCTGCTTTTGAGCGTATGGAAGAAAAAGTTTTGATGCAAGAAGCCCGCGCCCAGTCAGCAGCTGAGTTAGCTGGAGCTGATTTAGAAACTCAGTTTGCCAAATTAGAAGCCAGCAGCGATGTTGATGATGAATTAGCAGCACTGAAGGCACAAATGACCCTTCCTGGTGCTTCACCCGCTCAACCAGCACTCCCACAACAGTCAACAACTCCCAATGCAAATACTGGGAATAATAATGAGGTTGTAGATGCTGAGTTGGATTCGCTACGCAAGCAGTTAGACAATTTGTAA
- a CDS encoding PspA/IM30 family protein, with protein MELMNRILRVIRANLNSLVADAEDPEKILEQTVMEMQANLVQLRQAVAQAIAIQKRTERQIASAQSTAEEWYRRAQLALQQENESLAREALTKRQFYQETATALLAQMEQQNAVVVQLKQDMRTLEMKMTEAKNKKDLYIARARSAEASYKLQEMLSMTSNAKSMKAFERMEEKVLQLEAQAETISATAADPLNSAFVTLEESHKVDAELEAMKNQLSHDSGK; from the coding sequence ATGGAACTGATGAACCGGATATTACGGGTGATTCGTGCAAACCTCAACAGTCTGGTTGCGGACGCGGAAGATCCAGAAAAGATTCTGGAGCAAACCGTGATGGAAATGCAGGCAAATTTAGTCCAGTTGCGACAGGCGGTGGCTCAAGCAATTGCTATCCAAAAACGTACCGAACGACAGATAGCAAGCGCTCAATCCACAGCAGAAGAATGGTATCGTCGTGCTCAATTAGCTTTGCAACAAGAGAATGAATCTTTAGCGAGGGAAGCGCTGACAAAACGCCAATTCTATCAGGAAACCGCAACAGCGCTGTTAGCTCAGATGGAACAGCAAAATGCTGTTGTGGTTCAGCTCAAACAGGATATGCGGACGCTAGAGATGAAAATGACTGAAGCAAAGAATAAAAAAGATTTGTATATTGCTCGCGCCCGTTCGGCTGAAGCCTCCTATAAACTTCAAGAAATGTTAAGCATGACTTCCAACGCCAAAAGCATGAAAGCTTTTGAACGGATGGAAGAAAAAGTTTTACAGCTAGAAGCTCAAGCTGAAACTATTTCTGCAACTGCAGCAGACCCTCTAAATTCAGCGTTTGTTACTTTAGAAGAAAGTCATAAGGTAGATGCGGAACTAGAAGCCATGAAAAATCAACTTTCTCATGACTCAGGGAAATGA
- a CDS encoding DUF721 domain-containing protein, with translation MSLKSINNILSVLETQSKWQEQPFQQLLKCWSEIVGATVAAHTQPVSVQRGVLRVATSSAAWSQNLTFERKRLLLKLNERLSVSLIDIHFSTAGWQRPQDKSAKEQIISLREHPSYVDGADSCSKLTSRPFDANATFEHWAKKVQERSHGLPLCPACQCPTPLGELQRWQVCSICAAKQF, from the coding sequence ATGTCGTTGAAATCAATTAATAATATTTTAAGTGTTCTGGAAACACAATCTAAGTGGCAAGAACAACCATTTCAGCAATTACTCAAGTGTTGGTCTGAAATCGTAGGAGCCACTGTAGCCGCTCACACTCAACCAGTGTCCGTTCAACGTGGTGTGTTGCGAGTGGCAACTTCTAGTGCTGCTTGGTCGCAAAACTTAACTTTTGAGCGCAAGCGCTTGCTTTTAAAGTTGAACGAGCGGCTGTCTGTTTCTCTGATTGATATTCATTTTTCCACAGCAGGATGGCAACGCCCTCAAGATAAGTCAGCCAAAGAGCAAATTATTTCACTACGGGAACACCCGAGTTATGTGGATGGCGCAGACTCTTGTTCCAAGTTAACTTCTCGTCCTTTCGATGCAAATGCTACCTTCGAGCACTGGGCTAAGAAGGTACAAGAGCGATCGCACGGCTTACCCCTTTGTCCTGCGTGTCAGTGTCCCACCCCCCTTGGCGAACTTCAGCGCTGGCAAGTTTGTTCTATTTGTGCTGCTAAGCAATTCTAA